Sequence from the Brevundimonas sp. SGAir0440 genome:
TGACCGCCGACGCCGATCTGGACCTCATTTTCGACGGCGAACACACGTCGAAATGGACACGCGCCCTCGCCCAGTTGGGCGTGGACGCGGCCATGCTGTCGAGCCAGGGCGGCCGGGCCTGAGGCCAGACCGCCCGCTTGGCGATTAGAAGCGGTAATTCATGCCAATGCGGAACATGTGGGTTCCGAACTTGCCGTTGCCGCGCACCATGTCCGTGCCCGTCGTGTTCGGCGCCAGGACGAACGGGTTGGTGGCGGGCGCCGTGCCGCGGCCGACGCGGATCACCGGGCTATCGACGTCCAGCGAGGTGTAGAGGTATTCGCCGCTGACCGTCAGGCCGCGACCCAGGGCGTATTCCACGCCGCCGCCGGCCTGCCAGCCGTCGCCGTCATCGCCCTCGCTGGTTTCGGTGAAGCTGTTGGCCAGGTTCGAGGTGCGGAACTTGTTCTCGAACTTGCCGTAGGCGTAACCGCCGGTGCCGTAGATCAGCGCCGGGCCGACTGCATAGCCCAGCTTCAAACGGGCGGCCGCCGTGCTCTGCAGCTCGCGCGTGAAGGTGTAGAAGGCCGGGGTGGTCGAAAAGCCGGTCACCGAATCCTGAACATTGTTGACGCTGTATTCCGCCAGGGCGCCGACGACGAAGTTGCCGAACTGCATGTCATAACCGGCGCGAACGCCCGCTTCGACACCATCGTTGTCATCACGGCAGCCGGTTCCCGGCGCGGTGCTGGTCGCCATGCCGCCGCAGAAGCCGGGGCTGAAGGCGTTGGTTCCGACGGTGGCGGGGGCGACAGGCGCAGTGGTGATCTGGTCGCCATAGTTGCCGTCCAGATTGCGGTCGAAGCGCAGGATCTCGTCGCCGTCATCGTTCGACTGGTTGTAGCCGCCGAAGATGCCGATGTAGGGGCCGGACCAGTCGGGGGCGACGGACTGCGCCAGGGCGGGGGTGGAAACCATGGCCAGGGCCAGGGCGCTGGAGGCGAGGGTCTTGATCATTTGGGGAGGCTTTCGTGCCGAAAGTGCGGGCGCGACATCCCCGCTCGCCGTCACAAAAGCCGAAGGCGGCCACAGGTTCCCTCCAGTTCCCATCGCCAAATGTCGCACATCCAAAGGCTTCGGTTGAACGTAGGCCGCCCTAGCGCGTCGCCATCGACACCAGAAAAGCGATCAGCAGGACCAGGCTGACCCCCTGCCAGAACCGCACCGGATCACGCTCGATCAGGGACAGCTGACGCGGCGGCGGGGCGGCGACGGCGCTGCCGGTTTCCAGCACATGGATCAGTTCCTCGACATCCTCGAACCGCTCGTTCGGATCGATGGCGATGGCGCGCATGATGGCCGCCTCCAGCCAGGCGGGCATGTCCGGACGGTGTCGCGTCGGCGGCGCGGGCGCCCGGTCAAAGCGCGGCGCATCGGCCGGATCCACCTCGCCCCACGGATAGGTGCGGGTGAACAGGCGATACAGCGTCACCCCCAGGGCGAACTGATCGGTGGCGGCGTTCCCGCTCTCGCCCCCATACATTTCCGGCGCCTTGTAGCCGGCGGTGCCCGGCGCCTCGGCCTCGGCGAACTCCTCGGCCAGCCGCAGGCGCGCAACGCCCAGATCGACCAGTTTCAGCCCGCCCTGTGTCTCCAGGATCACATTGTCCGGTTTGATGTCGCGGTGCGTCACCCCCGCCCGGTGAAGGGCCGAAACCGCCCGCGAGAGGCGCAGCGCCACGCCGATCCCCTCGCCGATCTCGAACGGCCCCTCCTGCGCCAATCGCGCATGCAGGGTCTGACCAGCATGAAAGGGCTGGGCGATATAGAGCCGGCTCTGGCGACCCGCATCCAGGCTCAGCACCTTGCCGACGAAGGGGCTGTCGATGCGCCGCCCGATAAAGGCCTCGCGCAGAAAGGCGGTGCGCGCGCCGCGCTCGGACACCACGGCGGGCTTGGGAAACTTCAGCACCACCATGCCCGCGTCGCCCAGCGTATCCTTGGCCAGGAACAGGGTCGTATAGCGCCCGTCCGCCACGACCCGCTGAAGCGCGAAGCCGTCAACGTTGTCGCCGACGGCGGGCGGCGGCAGGATGGCCAGCCCTTCCGCCTCCGCTGTGATCGCTTCCCAGTCGGGCGCGCCGGTGCGGACCACGTCGATGACGATGGCGGTGGCGTTGTCGCGCGGCCCCGCCGCCTCGACCTCGGCCAGGATCGCCTTGGCGTCCGCATCGGGTGAACTGCGCCGCCCCAACAGGCTCGCGATCGCCGCATCGGCCAGCACCCCATGCACCCCGTCGGTGGTCAGCAGCAGCCGGTCGTGCGGCTCCAGCCGCACTTGTCGGACATCCAGCTTCACGTCCGCCTCGATACCGACGGCGCGGTACAGCACATGGCTCAGCCCCTGCTGGGCCCGCGTGTGGTCTTCGGTCAGCCGCGTCAGAACCCCGTCGCGGAAATGCCAGGCCCGGCTGTCGCCCACATGAAGCGCCGTCGCCTCGCGCCCTCGCAGGATCAGGGCCGTAAAGGTTGTCGCCGCCCCCTCCATGGCCGGATCGATGCGTCCGCGCGAATGGAGCCAGCGATTAAAACCCCTCAGCGCCTTGACGCCGTTGGCGGCGATGCCGTTCAGCGGGTTCTGATCCAGATAGCCGTCGATGAAGCTGCGCGTCGTCAGCTCCGCCGCCATCCGCCCGGCCTTCGATCCCGACACCCCGTCGGCGATCACCGCCACGACCCCGTGTTCGCGCTGCTCGGCCGCCGTGCCGATATGGACGCCGCCGAAATCCTGATTATCCGCCTTGG
This genomic interval carries:
- a CDS encoding outer membrane protein; the protein is MIKTLASSALALAMVSTPALAQSVAPDWSGPYIGIFGGYNQSNDDGDEILRFDRNLDGNYGDQITTAPVAPATVGTNAFSPGFCGGMATSTAPGTGCRDDNDGVEAGVRAGYDMQFGNFVVGALAEYSVNNVQDSVTGFSTTPAFYTFTRELQSTAAARLKLGYAVGPALIYGTGGYAYGKFENKFRTSNLANSFTETSEGDDGDGWQAGGGVEYALGRGLTVSGEYLYTSLDVDSPVIRVGRGTAPATNPFVLAPNTTGTDMVRGNGKFGTHMFRIGMNYRF
- a CDS encoding bifunctional protein-serine/threonine kinase/phosphatase, with the translated sequence MTDARLEIAAGFATLQGPKADNQDFGGVHIGTAAEQREHGVVAVIADGVSGSKAGRMAAELTTRSFIDGYLDQNPLNGIAANGVKALRGFNRWLHSRGRIDPAMEGAATTFTALILRGREATALHVGDSRAWHFRDGVLTRLTEDHTRAQQGLSHVLYRAVGIEADVKLDVRQVRLEPHDRLLLTTDGVHGVLADAAIASLLGRRSSPDADAKAILAEVEAAGPRDNATAIVIDVVRTGAPDWEAITAEAEGLAILPPPAVGDNVDGFALQRVVADGRYTTLFLAKDTLGDAGMVVLKFPKPAVVSERGARTAFLREAFIGRRIDSPFVGKVLSLDAGRQSRLYIAQPFHAGQTLHARLAQEGPFEIGEGIGVALRLSRAVSALHRAGVTHRDIKPDNVILETQGGLKLVDLGVARLRLAEEFAEAEAPGTAGYKAPEMYGGESGNAATDQFALGVTLYRLFTRTYPWGEVDPADAPRFDRAPAPPTRHRPDMPAWLEAAIMRAIAIDPNERFEDVEELIHVLETGSAVAAPPPRQLSLIERDPVRFWQGVSLVLLIAFLVSMATR